A single genomic interval of Danio aesculapii chromosome 5, fDanAes4.1, whole genome shotgun sequence harbors:
- the LOC130228661 gene encoding protein FAM163B, whose product MTAGTVVITGGILAAVILLTIVTVLCYCRLQYYCCRRDELEEEEDEEEANIAKSSPTPLRHLSLPESPLSLQHFPEYASSSQLLMTAEPFEANGPLSFPQYNPRTPYKTPRSYTFCPSCSGYLPLYMSPQESLRNGGGRISYRTLQQEELELPMDTPSFHKLNLIRSLTMQEVLTPHSVSTDV is encoded by the exons ATGACAGCCGGCACAGTGGTCATCACAGGTGGAATTTTAGCAGCAGTCATCTTGCTGACCATCGTCACAGTTCTGTGTTACTGTAGGCTGCAG TATTACTGCTGTAGAAGAGACGAGttggaggaggaggaagatgagGAGGAGGCCAACATTGCCAAGTCATCTCCAACTCCACTGCGCCACCTGAGTCTACCAGAGAGTCCACTGAGTCTCCAACACTTCCCCGAATACGCCTCTTCCAGTCAGCTGCTAATGACTGCAGAGCCCTTCGAGGCCAACGGACCGCTCAGCTTTCCTCAATACAACCCCCGAACACCCTACAAGACGCCCCGCTCCTACACGTTCTGCCCGTCCTGCTCGGGGTACCTGCCGCTCTACATGAGCCCGCAGGAGAGTCTGCGAAACGGAGGAGGAAGGATCAGCTACAGGACTCTGCagcaggaggagctggagctgcCCATGGACACCCCGAGCTTCCACAAACTCAACCTGATCCGCTCGCTCACCATGCAGGAGGTGTTGACCCCTCACAGCGTCAGCACAGACGTGTAG